The sequence below is a genomic window from Ipomoea triloba cultivar NCNSP0323 chromosome 2, ASM357664v1.
tatatatatgaatgtgtGGTTTGTCTATTCTttaaatcaacaaaatattaaatttcaattctttttttttctccatgaatcaaataataaaatataattcatgttatatttattatatattatattccctatagaataaaattctaatttttctaaaatttaggTTGTGAATCAAATCATACCTTAGCcaaaatgaaaagaaagaagacAAAAGTAATAAACCAAATCCTTCAAAGTTGACAGCTGACAAATGAGACCCATGGGCCGTGGCTCTCTTTCACTCACACCCTTTCCACGCAACAAACCCCTTAGCTTCtacaacaaaataattaatcCCCATCAACTTGTTGATTACGTACAATAACTCTTCAACGATGACGCTATAAACACATCAAATAAATGTGGCGACAATTTTGACTTCTCTTAGttttaaaagtaataatttttcttttaaaacttttacataaaatgtatgTGTTTgttcatttctattattttaattacatatagaatttaagttatttttatttttatttatgttggGTGAACTATTTTATATCGATTCTGgtcaatttcattaattcagtagtatataatgttttaatatcgCCCCCAttgaggctcaatctcatgacctacCACATAGgtgagtcactacatgtcatttgagcacaaggtgtttgtcagagtatataaataaaatgtgaaatatatatttgatttttgagttatatgtcaattataaatttttaattactccgtaattgattttattataaattaataagtttcattataaaaaaaaatccataatcaGTAAAAATTAGTCAAACTAAACAGTAGTCTGAGGAATTTTAAAACCGTGTAGAAATTCCTTTTAAAACTTTCcggcataattaattaattatttcgaGTTTTGGACGCAAATTCTAATTAGGTAGTCTGACTTTTATTACAGtgagtatattatttaaaaatttgattgTCTCAAACCATTTACTTCCGTCCGTGGAGACTGGAGAGCATTtcttcaattaatttaaaagtgttTCTCCCTTAGCTTCTTCCCAAACGCAGCCCTCAAATCCCTCATTCTCATTTATCTCCAAATTTTCTTCAACTGTAACTTGCAGTTCTGGAGTCTTCTGAGTTCTGAGGAAGGtcgaattgaagaagaagaagaatgaattgTAGAGAGAATTCTGTTGCTCTGTTTCTATACGCATTATTAATTCTGGCGTTGAGTTTCTTCGCTTGCTTCACATCCGCCGCTTCACTCTTGCCTGCGGAGGAAGGTACGCTATATACGCATCGATCGTTTCTCATATATCACTGTTATATTCTCGGAGGTTTTTCCCTAAAATTTCCTAATTTGAATATAAGATCACATCATTTCTGTTTAATGTATTGTTATTTTCTAAATAAGGAGTACTTGGTGCTGTTGAATAATTGCACATTTTGTGGATTTTAACTTCTCTTACCATTATCGCCATCGGCTTTTtggttaaagaaaataagccgATATTACCGGCAcgtgttacttttttttttttttttaaatgtatttctTTGCTCGTCtggataaatataaaaatacaataattttttaaaagggaTAATGTcacatatttttcttaaattcttATTTTGACATGACAtgacatatttttattaaaattttcagtatttaattattactccttaattaaatttatttataaattcctGGCGAGATTAACAAATTAATAGGCACGAATAAAAAAGAGTTTAAATACCAATCATGAATAAAAGAGGGGGACCAAAACCTTGGGTCTGTGACACCCGATTGCATCCATATGGAAGGGGCACTCCATATGAAAGGAGTGAGTTCGAGGCTCGGTAGAGTTactagtactaaaaaaaaatgaataaaagattggagaaattatattattacaattagatTTAACTGATAATGGTACACATGGTATCTAAAAATCTTTTGCATCATTGACCTGGCCCATTGGAGACGTGGCTTAATTAGATGCATGCATGTACTTTACAATTTGGCTTTGACCATGGTGTGAAAGTTTACTACGGACCTTACGGGGTATGTATATCATGTTCTAGTCTACGTCACTACGTCGGGATGTCGGTTGGTCAATACTTTGACCGCCAGATTCAGTAATTTCATCACATTaacaattacggagtaatttaatttgactattcttcatttcaaaatatttgaattttgaaatcagTTGGCTGGCATTCTTGAAATTAGTTGAGGAAAACCTTCATCTTAGGATGTTTTATTccgttaataaaaaaaaactaaattaattgaatttgtaaCATGTCTTAACCGACTCTTATTTCTGAATTAActgaatcatttttttttcggttaatcgattaaccaaaatattttagtacaatttttaaaattttaaataaaaatttttaattcatagTTTCAGACCATAAAATAGTCATTGcatcaatatataaaaatgataaaaatggaaaaactagtctaataatatgatttatgaattgTAATATACACACACTGACACACACAATTCAACCGATCGGTTAATTTGGTAAATCGACACTTTCAATCCAAATTAACtgataaaataaaacttttaaaaatcattaactGTTAACCgaaacaaaataatttcattaaaaaatgattaacTAAAATTTGTCAATTCAATTGGTTAACTGATTTTTCACCAAATGCACACCCCTACTTCATCCCCATTGCCCATTAGCTTTGAATTGACGCTTAAGGAAATTGCTCATAATGGTAGGAGCTTTCCTGTGTCTCATGcttattttctacaatcaaaCTTTTGACTTTAGTTCATGTATTCATGTCATAGTGGAAGCTTTGAACACAATATCTGAAAAGCTAAGGAACAACTATTGGAATGTTACCCCGACATCTTGCAATGATGGTGTAGGTCTGAACCATACCTTTTCCGATGATGATATTGATGGATCCGGCAACGATACGTTCAGCCATGTATTatgtaattgcactttcaatGGTAGTACAATTTGCCATGTGACAGGCATGTAAGACCTCCTTTCACTATCTTATATTGTTGAAGTGTATCCAGACGCCCACACACACAAAAGAGGGAGAAATAAGTTTATAATTTGATGGGTTTAAGTAGCTAATTAGTTGGATTCAATTTTTAGTATTGATTTGATCTAGACACAACACTACTATTTAGAACTTAGAAGGAGTATCTCAAATTTTCTATGAATTAAAGCTTCCCTATAAGTTTTATTCTTATGAtagttaaaatttatttttaatgatgcaGCCTGTTGAAAGGTCTTAATCTCCCAGGAGTTCTTCCTCCTGCAGAAGACTTTGCAAAACTTAAATTTCTGCAAGTATTGTGAGTATTGATACTCTTGTAAGTCAGCttgtattatgtttttagaactATAACAGCTCTCTCTATTGATCATGTTCCCTTGCATGCTTTTAATGCACCTAcatttatctataattatgtTTCTTGCCTTCCCAGGGATCTGACTCGCAATTACATTAGTGGATCAATTTCTCGTAGCTTTGGCCAACTCCGTCTCACTAAGTTGTAATAATTCTCTCTAAACTTTTCTATTTTAGTGCtagactattttaaaaagttgcaattaaacataTTAGCTCTTGATTTAATGCAGTTAAATTGATAACTTGttaaattcttataattaagtCAATTAGCCGGTAAATCTAGGGTTAAAACCAGTAAAATATGTTgacatgtcatttttttaaaataaaaattttaaaaataatggttTCCAAAGAAGATGGAGAAGCTGGCTGCCACTTCATCTTGTCTGACAATCCTTCGTCCAATTGTACAAAAAACCTAGTCTTGGCTTCtccatctgtttttttttaagtagtTTATTTGAATAAATGTTGTCACATCAGCATTTTTACCAATTAAGTTTAGGTAACCAGCTAATTGGTTTGATgtatttaattgtaactttttaaagtttagacTTTAGGTTTAATCATTTTTCCTTTCATTCATGTTCTGCTTTAATATAGGTCACTTTTGGGAAATCGCATCAATGGGACAATACCCAAAGAAATAGGCGATATTTCTACGTTGGAGGAGTTGTAAGTGAAactttatatatcattgtattaattaatagtaCCCAGTGTTGTTTACAAATATGGGTTGATTGCTTAGGGTTTTGGAAGATAATGAGCTTGAAGGACCTCTTCATGAAAATCTAGGAAAGTTGAGCCGTTTGAAGAAACTGTAAGTAAAAAGAATCAAAGgctttatgaattatgattagTACCACAATTCCTACACTATTACTCATTTTGTATTGTGATTGCTTAATTTCAAACAACCTTGCTGCAGCCAACTCTCTGCCAACAACATTACTGGAGTCATACCAGAAACTTTTGGCAATCTTAAGAATTTGACAGACTTGTAAGTGTCATAAGTTTAAAAGAGTGTAGGTTTTGATTTCAAGAATCAAGGTTCTGAAAATTTTCGTTGTTTAATTTTTCAGTAGGATAGATGGGAATCCAATATCGGGTAAGGTTCCCTCTTTTATTGGCAACTGGACAAAACTGACAAAATTGTGAGTATTCCTGAAGAAtcaaatgataatatttaataaaaagctAGGGTTTGCTTATGGTGTCTTGATTGAGAGAGTTACCAAATTTGTTGCAGATACATGCACGGCACATTGCTAGAGGGGCCAATTCCTCAGAATATATCCCTGTTGGAGAACATAGATACACTGTGAGCACAAATTTGCTTCTAATTGTTTCATTTGTGTTGCTTGTTAAGTATAACAAATTAAGTCTCCTTTAAAGTTTAAACCCCCACCCCCAATTCATGAAGCTTATGAATGAGCTAATCCCACTAACAGAGATGAAACTTCAATTTGATAGATGTTTAAATGCGTTGTGCTTGTCAGGCAAATTTCTGGTTTAAGAGGAGGAAGCATGGAATTCCCAGATTTAGAGGGCATGAAAAATATGGAAACATTGTGCGTAggatacacttatattttgtcACTAGCAATCAAATCTTCTCTTTGATGTTTCTGTAATTTAATGCACGTTCTAATGCAGAGTTCTAAGGAATTGCTCCATTGCTGGTACAATCCCAGAATACATCAATAAAATGACGGACTTAGAAACTTTGTGAGTTTTTTGTGTGCgtggaaattttttttgttgcttGTTGACATCTCAcatttagtttcttaatatcaattaacttaAATAAGATTCTATCATTCTATTAAGCTGTTCATCGCTCATATACTGTgtttcatttctctttctctAACATTGTGGGGGTAAATCCGTCCAAGATCATAGGCTCTAATAGGTGCTCTTATATTgcacataaaaaaataatacaagtgaGGGAGTAGACATTTTGCCAAAATCGGACTAACTACAAAGTTTGCCATCTGCAACAATTTGGTTTTGATGGGAATTTACTTGAATTTTGAAGTGTACACTATCCATTTGCAGAGATCTTAGTTTCAACAACCTGAGTGGTAATATCACAATTCGAGACAGACAGAGAATTCAATATCTGTAAGTACATTACCCATGAATGCTTATCAAGCTGGCATcttctttgtttgtttctttggTAGTAATTGCTCCATCCTTATAggtatttcacattttttgtctGTGATTTAGGTTTCTGGGACATAACATGTTAAGTGGAAAGATACCCCAATGGATTTTGGATGCCAGAAGATATTACATGTTAGTATGAGCACAGGTTTTTATAACCATTAGTACTGGTAGTCAGTCATGGGATTGCATAATTACTTATCTTTATAGTTTTTTTCATAATGTATTCAACTAAACCAGAGGTAAATTACgggaaaataacattttttgttGTGAATTTCAGCTTTACATAAAAATGGTATTTCAATTTCTTGCAGCGACTTATCCTACAATAATTTAACAGAGTCAGAGCCAAAAGGGTGTTCAACCTCTTATTTGTAAGTCTATTGAGTagctaaattaaatatattatgtttCAGTATTACTTATGCTGCCTTGTCCTTTGACAGAAATTTAGTCTCCAGCTATTCAGTTCCAAAGAATGACTCGTAAGTTCCCTGAATAAAGTCAACTGCTTGTTGATATTTGTTATAGATTGTTGATCATTTCGTTTCATTAAGTTTGCAAATTGATATGATACAATCCTATTCGTGATTTGTAGCAAAGCTTGGTGTTCAAAGAAAGACCTCCCTTGCAGTAGTGGCAAAGCTCGATGTAAGACTCACTGCCCACCAACTCTACTGTTGTTGTGTGAGAAAACTATTTACTTATTTACAACAGCTTCTCAGAATTTTACTTTTTCTGCAGATCATTCTCTCTTTATAAATTGTGGAGGAGACAGAACTGAATTTGAGGATAATGAATATGAGGGGGACTCAACCGGTGAAGGTCCGTCATACTTTTTTGCTTCCTCTGATAATAGATGGGCTTACACCAGCTCAGGATTGTTCCTTACAAAAGAGGATGTCAACTTCGTTGCAACAAACAAGTTTCCATCAAATGTGATCAATGAGGATATTTACAAAACAGCTCGACTTGCCCCAAATTCACTCATATATTATGGGTTTTGCATGCGACAGGGGAGCTATAAAGTGCGTCTCCACTTTGCTGAAATAATGTTTTCTAATGACTCAACATATAGCAGTCTTGGGAGGCGACTATTCGATGTCAGAATCCAAGTAAGTCAAAGGCCTATACCCACTCTAACGTTACAGTTTTTTGGCTTTGTGATTATCGTTCACAAAGTAGTGGCATAACTGTTAATCAATTTCCTTGAGGGCCTTACTGAATAAGAGTCATGCTAGAAAATTTTCTGTTTATTTGGTCTTCTTCGACTCTTATGCAGGGGAATTTAGTCTTGGCAGACTATAACATCATGGAAAAAGCTAATGGTTCTGGGAAGGGCATTACAGAAGTGTTTGACGATGTTCTTGTCAATGGTAGCACCCTAGAAATACACTTGTATTGGACTGGAAAAGGAACTAATGCTATTCCTCAGAGAAGTGTACATGGACCTTTGATTTCCGCTATTACAGTCACACCAAGTTAGTATCTCTGCATCCTTATACTTTCTGCTTTTCTCTCACTTGTTAGTTGTTTCTGACAAAGCCTGCTTTCTTTCTTGTAGACTTCAATCCTGATAAAGGGCTAAGTGCTGGAGCTATAGTTGGCATTGTAATTTCTTGTTGCGTGTTCATCCTGTTAATTTTAGTAGCTCTAAGGATGACAGGGTATTTGGGGGGAAAAGTAGCAGAAGACAATGGTAAGATATACCTCAAAAGTGTTTTGAGGTTGCTCTACAACTAATATGTTTTTTGTCCTGTCTTAGGTTTTGCTCACATTGCTAACCCTTCTCTTGTCACAGAACTGAGAGCCCTTGATTTGCAGACAGGCTATTTTACTCTCAGACAGGTTAAGGCTGCTACTAATAACTTTGACCAGGCGAATAAAATTGGTGAAGGAGGATTTGGGCCAGTTTACAAGGTAAATAGTCACTTCTCCCACATATTTTTCACTTATCAAATTGACAATATTGGAAATTTCTGACAGAAATTAAGGATGTTTTATCTCAATTGAATCATGGACTGATGATCCTACTTGGTTGCAGGGTGTTCTTTCAGATGGTGGAATCATTGCTGTCAAGCAACTCTCTTCCAAGTCGAAGCAAGGAAACCGGGAATTTATCAATGAGATTGGAATGATATCAGCTTTACAACATCCAAACCTTGTGAAGCTTCATGGTTGTTGTATAGAAGGAAACCAGCTGTTGTTAATATATGAATACATGGAAAACAACTGTCTTTCTCGAGCACTTTTCGGTAAAATGCTTGGCCTTGGATTAATAAATTGATATCCTCTCCAGTTTTTTTGCTAACCTCTCGCTTTCCTTCAGGACGTGTGGAACAGAGGCTGAGTCTAGACTGGCAAACCAGGAAGAAGATATGCTTGGGAATAGCCAAGGGCTTAGCATATCTTCATGAGGAATCGAGGTTGAAGATTGTCCATCGAGATATAAAGGCTTCCAATGTGCTTCTTGACAAAGATCTTAGCGCTAAAATCTCAGACTTTGGTTTGGCTAGGCTTGATGAAGAAGAGAATACCCACATTAGCACTAGAATTGCTGGCACTGTGTAAGCCTTTTTCTTAGTATTTCTTTGCTTTCTATGCTCTTATTTAGGTTCCACGTTTTAGAATCGCATCCCCATACTCAGAGAAATACctacctttttcttttttggatgaTGAGAGAAACCAACAGCCACTACCCGACGGGTGTGCACTTGATAAATCTTGTCTTCTAACCCTAACTGGCAAAGGActacaaagaggtaaaccaacATAGGTTGTCCATAACTGACTAGCTTAAATCAAGAAAACCAATATGACACTCCCCTTCTGAGAGTCaaacttggaaccttgtggttaccaagccaacCGCTGAACCGCCTAACCAACTTGGTTTCGGTTGCCCTCAAATATACCTATTTGATATTCCGTGTCATGTTTTCTCTTGTTTCTTCCATATGTTCAACAGTTTATTGTTCTCATATATAATACCCAAGTATTGTAGAAGATATTTTTGAAATACTACTCTTGCTATGTCTAACTGTTACTGGATGATCTGGAATTAAATTTGTATAACATGTTGAAAATACTGCTTTCTTACCCTTTCTTTCAGAGGTTACATGGCTCCAGAATACGCGATGAGGGGCTATTTGACAGACAAAGCAGATGTTTACAGCTTTGGAATAGTTGCATTAGAGATTGTAAGCGGGAAAAGCAACACAAATTACAGACCAAAAGACGAGTTTGTGTACCTTCTTGATTGGGTAAGCCAAGACATCCATTACCTTTATCTGCTCTTTTGTTACCATTTCTGATAAATAACCACTCAGacatgtgtttggtttggaaaATGAAGGCTTATGTCCTAGAAGAACAGGGAAATCTATTAGAGCTTGTGGATCAGAGCCTGGGTTCCAACTATTCTAAAGAAGAGGCGCTGAAAATGCTCAAATTGGCTCTTTTGTGTGCCAATCCATCACCAACTCTCAGGCCATCCATGGTCTCTGTGGTGAAGATGCTCAACGGCCAAATCCCGGTGCAAGCACCAGCCGTCGGGCCTGGAAAGTCCAACGATGATCTTGCTAGGTTTAAAGCGTTCAAGAAACTGTCACATGACAGCCAGACGACGACAAATTCTTCGTCGACTTTCTCCCTGGATCAGAGCCAGAAAAGTATTTCAGTTGGTGCACCATGTACAGGTTCCTCACAATCTTTTCCTATTGATAGTTCTTCCACTTCCAAACTTCTTCCTGATCTTTATGACGTTAACCTTGAATAACTGAGAGGGCAAAACTAGAATATGGCATGCAGTAATTATACTTTGTTTGGTGTTAAACTAGAATAAGGCAATCATTATATTTGTTTGATGTCTCCTTTTCCAAATTATTTTTGCCTAAATTAGAAAGGTTGTGTATCTATTTTTAAGTAATGTGTATATTGATTCTATTGTTCAAAAATATGATAAAAGAAGGGTGATACGTTTTATGATTGATAAAATATTCGAATTCAATTGTATAGATAATAAAAATGAGTAAACAAACATGGTACTGTGTATCAAATCAGATAATAAagtacaaaaatttttaatcaaaGACCACTTAGATTTTTCAACTATATGGATAATTATATTGGTAAACTAGCTCAAAGTATATAGATTGTAGATTTCACAACAATATGAaataaaacatgaaaaataTGCATGATAAATAAAGAACACAACGATTTTTACCTAGAAAAAATCAATGAATTTTTCGACAGTGTCAAATCGAACTTCAGAATATTGTTTTATTATCACAAGAgaatttaatacataatttataattagAGGACAAGGTCCCTATTTATAAGAGAACATATGCCTTCGTTAGTCCTTTCCACATTCGAAATAGAATCCAAAAATATAGGCCATAGTATGATTTGGACATGAATACCGACTCGTACTCATTCTCCAGTTCTTTAACATTACTCCGGCATAcggtgtggaccatggtccaaaatgataacgttgaattttatgagttagaataatgtacattatgtgttagaataatgaaacttctagataatttaattacattgtgtgttagaataatgtatgattttagaataatgaaactttttgggttagataatatatattatgagttatAGAAATGTATATTTGATCgtgatccacacaactgtgtggaccgtATTGCATTACTCCCATATAGGaatgtaaacaaataa
It includes:
- the LOC116011021 gene encoding probable LRR receptor-like serine/threonine-protein kinase At1g53430 isoform X1 → MNCRENSVALFLYALLILALSFFACFTSAASLLPAEEVEALNTISEKLRNNYWNVTPTSCNDGVGLNHTFSDDDIDGSGNDTFSHVLCNCTFNGSTICHVTGILLKGLNLPGVLPPAEDFAKLKFLQVLDLTRNYISGSISRSFGQLRLTKLSLLGNRINGTIPKEIGDISTLEELVLEDNELEGPLHENLGKLSRLKKLQLSANNITGVIPETFGNLKNLTDFRIDGNPISGKVPSFIGNWTKLTKLYMHGTLLEGPIPQNISLLENIDTLQISGLRGGSMEFPDLEGMKNMETLVLRNCSIAGTIPEYINKMTDLETLDLSFNNLSGNITIRDRQRIQYLFLGHNMLSGKIPQWILDARRYYIDLSYNNLTESEPKGCSTSYLNLVSSYSVPKNDSKAWCSKKDLPCSSGKARYHSLFINCGGDRTEFEDNEYEGDSTGEGPSYFFASSDNRWAYTSSGLFLTKEDVNFVATNKFPSNVINEDIYKTARLAPNSLIYYGFCMRQGSYKVRLHFAEIMFSNDSTYSSLGRRLFDVRIQGNLVLADYNIMEKANGSGKGITEVFDDVLVNGSTLEIHLYWTGKGTNAIPQRSVHGPLISAITVTPNFNPDKGLSAGAIVGIVISCCVFILLILVALRMTGYLGGKVAEDNELRALDLQTGYFTLRQVKAATNNFDQANKIGEGGFGPVYKGVLSDGGIIAVKQLSSKSKQGNREFINEIGMISALQHPNLVKLHGCCIEGNQLLLIYEYMENNCLSRALFGRVEQRLSLDWQTRKKICLGIAKGLAYLHEESRLKIVHRDIKASNVLLDKDLSAKISDFGLARLDEEENTHISTRIAGTVGYMAPEYAMRGYLTDKADVYSFGIVALEIVSGKSNTNYRPKDEFVYLLDWAYVLEEQGNLLELVDQSLGSNYSKEEALKMLKLALLCANPSPTLRPSMVSVVKMLNGQIPVQAPAVGPGKSNDDLARFKAFKKLSHDSQTTTNSSSTFSLDQSQKSISVGAPCTGSSQSFPIDSSSTSKLLPDLYDVNLE
- the LOC116011021 gene encoding probable LRR receptor-like serine/threonine-protein kinase At1g53430 isoform X2, whose protein sequence is MNCRENSVALFLYALLILALSFFACFTSAASLLPAEEVEALNTISEKLRNNYWNVTPTSCNDGVGLNHTFSDDDIDGSGNDTFSHVLCNCTFNGSTICHVTGILLKGLNLPGVLPPAEDFAKLKFLQVLDLTRNYISGSISRSFGQLRLTKLSLLGNRINGTIPKEIGDISTLEELVLEDNELEGPLHENLGKLSRLKKLQLSANNITGVIPETFGNLKNLTDFRIDGNPISGKVPSFIGNWTKLTKLYMHGTLLEGPIPQNISLLENIDTLQISGLRGGSMEFPDLEGMKNMETLVLRNCSIAGTIPEYINKMTDLETLDLSFNNLSGNITIRDRQRIQYLFLGHNMLSGKIPQWILDARRYYIDLSYNNLTESEPKGCSTSYLNLVSSYSVPKNDSKAWCSKKDLPCSSGKARYHSLFINCGGDRTEFEDNEYEGDSTGEGPSYFFASSDNRWAYTSSGLFLTKEDVNFVATNKFPSNVINEDIYKTARLAPNSLIYYGFCMRQGSYKVRLHFAEIMFSNDSTYSSLGRRLFDVRIQGNLVLADYNIMEKANGSGKGITEVFDDVLVNGSTLEIHLYWTGKGTNAIPQRSVHGPLISAITVTPNFNPDKGLSAGAIVGIVISCCVFILLILVALRMTGYLGGKVAEDNELRALDLQTGYFTLRQVKAATNNFDQANKIGEGGFGPVYKGVLSDGGIIAVKQLSSKSKQGNREFINEIGMISALQHPNLVKLHGCCIEGNQLLLIYEYMENNCLSRALFGRVEQRLSLDWQTRKKICLGIAKGLAYLHEESRLKIVHRDIKASNVLLDKDLSAKISDFGLARLDEEENTHISTRIAGTVGYMAPEYAMRGYLTDKADVYSFGIVALEIVSGKSNTNYRPKDEFVYLLDWFGK